Part of the Candidatus Omnitrophota bacterium genome is shown below.
TACCCCTTGACCACCTCTTTGCCGTAAAGATCTTCGCCGACTATCTCAAGAAACTTAAGTTCAACCACAGCCTCGTCATCGTTACGCCCGACGTAGGAGGCATAAAGACGGCCAGGTCCTACGCGAAACGCCTGAAGTGCGGGCTCGCGATAGTCGACAAACGGCGCGTTAACGACAGGGAGGCGGAGGTCATGCATATACTGGGCGAGGTCAAAGGCAAACACGCCGTGATAGTAGATGATATGGTGGCCACCGCCGGTTCATTGGTAGAAGCGGTAGACGCGATCAAGAAGGCGGGGGCGAAGGACGTATACGCTATCGGCACCCACGCCGTCCTCTGCGGTCCGGCGATAGAACGCCTCAGGAAGTCGCCGCTCAAAGAACTTATGGTGACCGATACTGTGCCCATACCGAGGGAGAAGATGATCGGCAAGATCAAGGTGCTCTCCGTGGCGTCGCTTCTCGGCGAGGCAATAAAGAGGATCCACGAAGAGGCATCCGTAAGCGTCCTGTTCAGATAAGAAAGGAAGAGTCGAATATGGAGAAAGTCATACTTAAAGCGGAAGTGCGGGAAGGCGCGGGGAAGAGGACAGCGAAAGATCTGCGCGCGAAGGGCAGCATCCCGGCCGTAGTCTATAAGGGCGGCAAAGACGCCATGAAACTGCAGGTGACGATAAGAGATCTCGATGAGGTCATCCACACCAGTGCCGGCGAGAACGTCATCATCACATTGAACATATCCGGTCCCGATAAGCATAAAGAGAAGACCGTGATAATAAAAGAGATCCAGCGGGATCCCATAAAGGACGGGATCCTGCACGTCGATTTTAACGAGATCTCCCTTACCGAGATGCTCAAGGTGAATATACCGCTGGCGGCGCACGGCGAGGCCTCCGGTGTCAAGAAAGACGGCGGTATCCTCGAGCACATCATGTGGGAGGTGCAGGTGGAATGTCTCCCCGCGGATATCCCGGAGAAGATCGAGGTCGACGTATCTAATATGAATATAGGCGATTCCATCCTGGTGAAGGGCATAAAGGTGCCGGAGGGAGTGAAGATACTGAATGACCCCGAGCTTATCGCTTTCATCGTTAAACCTCCCAAGGTAGAGGCGCCGAAAGAAGAGATAGCGGAAGAGTCCAAAGAGCCGGAGCTGATCAGGGAGAAGAAGGAGAAGGAAGAGGGCGAAGAGGAAGCGGCCAAGGAGGCCGAGAAGCCGGCAAAAGAGGCAAAGAAGGAGCAGGATAAGTGAAGTGCATAATAGGGCTGGGGAACCCGGACCTGAGATACAGGTCCACCAAGCATAATGTCGGCGCGAACGTCATCAAAAAGATAGCGGCCGAGAATAGCATACGTATAAACAAGAACGCCTATTCGTCGCTTATAGGCAAGGGGAAGGTCTCCGGCGAGGATGTCATCTTCGTCTTCCCGCAGACGTATATGAACCTTTCCGGGCAGGCGGTCAAGGATATCTTTATGAATGAGATGAAAGATATAAAGGACCTCCTGGTCGTATGCGACGATATAAACCTGAAGCTCGGCAGGGTAAGGCTGCGGAAGAAGGGGTCATCCGGGGGGCATAAGGGGCTTGAGTCGATCATACGCGAACTGGCCAGGGATGACTTCGCCCGCCTGAGGGTCGGCATAGCGACCGATGTCCATAAAGGGGATATAACGAATTATGTCCTGACCCCGTTCAAAAGACACGAGATGAGGAATGCCGCCCATGCCATTACGCTCGCCAGGGATGCCGCCGTCTGCTGGATAGAGGAGGGCATAGAGAGCGCCATGGCGGAGTTCAATAAGAAAAAGGCCGGGACGTCCTGAAACAGCGGATCAGATTATGGTTGCATTAGGTTATATAGTGTGTTAATATTATAAAAATAAATACATTACCCCGACGAAGCAAATCTTCTTTGGATCACAGGAGCTGCGAAGGCGGGAAAAAAAGGATGAAACAAAATGAATGATTATGAAGCCCTGTTCATACTGAAGCCGGATATTTCCGAAGAGGATACGAAAGGCCTCTGTAAGACCATTACGGAGGTCATCGTTAAGAATTCCGGCACCGTCAAAAAAGAAGAGAATTGGGGCAGGCGCCCGCTCGCCTATCCGGTGAAGAAGTCAAAAGAGGGGTACTATTATAAAGTCGACTTTAACGCCCCGGCCGAATCCGTAGCGAAACTCGACGCCGCTTATAAATTGAACCAGTCCATACTGAGGACCCTGATAACGAGGCGATAATGGCCAACCTTAATAAAGTGCTCCTGATAGGAAATCTGACAAGGGACCCGGAGTTGAGATATGTGCCGAGCGGCACGGCAGTGGCTACGTTCACCATAGCGGTCAACAGGTTCTACACGACGCCGGCCGGCGAAAAGAAGGAACAGACGTCATTTATAAGGGTCGTGGTATGGGGCCGCAGGGCGGAGGTCTCCGGTGAATATCTTTCCAAGGGAAGCCCGGTCTTCGTGGAAGGGCGTCTTCAATCGAGGGCGTGGGAGACGCCGGACGGCCAGAAGCGCAGCACCATCGAGGTTGTAGCCGATAATATCCAGTTCCTGAGAGGCGGAGACCGCCAGGGGAGCGCGGCAGCTAAAGATGCGGCCGCCACCGAAGAAGTGGCCACCATAGACCTGAGCGAGGAGCCGCCCGTATCCGGTGACCAGGCAGGCACAGGTAAGCCGGCCGCACCCGCATCAGACAGCGAAGTCCCATTTTAATACGAGGAGAACCATATGCCACCAAGATTCGGTAGAGATAAAGATAAACCAAAAAAGCGCGAACCCGGAAAGAAGAGGGTCTTCAGGAGAAAGCCGTGTAAATTCTGCATAGAGAAGGTGGAGAAGCTTGACTATCTCGACTACGGCAGGTTCCAGAAATTCATAACTGAGCGCGGGAAGATCATACCGTCTAGGATCTCGGGGAGCTGCGCGAAGCACCAGAGGCAGCTTGCCCGCGCCGTAAAGAAGGCCCGCATCGCGAGCCTCCTGCCGTTCGTCGCGGAATAATAAAGGATAAATACGATGAAAGTGATACTGGTCGAAGATATAGATCGCCTGGGGAAGATGGGTGATGTGGTCACGGTCAAGGAAGGGTATGCGAGGAATTTCCTCATACCCAAAAAGAAGGCCAAGGAGGCCACTCCCGGCAACATGAAACTGCTGGAGACGCTGAAGAAGAAAGCGGCCGAAGTGGAACGCAAGAAGATGGAAGAGATGAAGGCGCTTGCCGACAAGATCTCCGGCCTTTCGTTGACCATAGGCGCCGCGGCAGGTGAGGAAGATAAACTTTTCGGCTCGGTGACCACCGACGCCATAGCGAATGCCCTGAACGCGGAGCATATCGTCATAGACAAGAAAGATATAATCCTCGACGAACCGATCAAGAAGCTCGGCGTCTATCAGGTTATCGTAAAGGTACACCCTGAAGTGAAGGCAAATCTGCGGGTGTGGATAGTAAAGCAGTAATTTTCATAACGCGCGCATAGTCCTCCATGCCATCACAGGAAATGATCGAAAAGATACCGCCTCAGAGCCTGGATGCGGAGACGGCCGTCCTGGGTTCGATGCTCCTGGACCATAATGCCATCTCCCAGGCAATAGAGTTTTTAGACGCCTCATATTTCTACAGGGACTCCCACAAAAAGATATACTCCGCCATAATCAAACTCTTCGAAGAGAACAAGGCCGTAGATATCGTAACTCTGGTAGAAGAGCTTAAGAAGGCCGGGACTCTCGACGAGGCCGGCGGGCCGGCGTATATCGCCAACCTCGCGTCGGCCGTCCCCACCGCGGCGAATATCGTCCACTACGCAAAGATAGTGAAAGAGAAGATGATACTCCGGCACCTCATAAATACATCAACGCAGATAGTCACGGAGTGCTATGACACGACCCAGGATATAGACGAGCTTGTCGACAAGGCGGAGCAGCTCATCTTCGATATATCTTCCAAAAAGGTGGAATCGCGCGTCTCTTCGCTGCGCGAGGTCATCAAGGGATCGATCGAAACTATAGATAACCTTTACCAGAGGAAAGAGAATATAACGGGCCTGGCCACGGGTTTCAGGGACCTCGATATAAAGACGGCGGGGCTCCAGATGTCCGACCTGATAGTCGTCGCGGGACGGCCTTCTATGGGCAAGAGCGCGCTGGCCTCCTCCATAGCGGAACATGTTGCCGTCGTGGAGAAGATACCGGTCGCGTTCTTCAGCCTCGAAATGTCCAAGGAGCAGCTCGTCCAGAGGATGCTCTGCTCTCACGCGCGGGTCGATGCCCACAAGGTCAGGACGGGGTTCCTCTCCCAGGCGGACTGGCCGCGCCTCGTCAGCGCCGCCGGAAAATTATCCGAAGCACCCATCTATATAGACGATTCTCCCGGCATAACTGTGCTTGAGCTCCGCGCAAAGGCGCGGCGCCTGAAGGCGCAGCATGACATACAGCTCATAGTCCTGGACTATCTCCAGCTGATGCAGGGTCCTGCCAGGGCGGAGAGCAGGCAGCAGGAGATATCGGAGATATCGCGTTCTTTGAAGTCGCTGGCCAGGGAGCTCAACGTCTCGCTCATAGCGATAAGCCAGCTCTCCAGGGCGGTAGAACAGCGCTCCGACCACAGGCCCCAGCTTTCCGACCTCCGGGAATCGGGGGCCATAGAACAGGACGCGGACCTTGTCATATTATTGCTCAGGGAAGAGTACTATAACCCTACGGACGAGAACAAGGGCCAGGCGGAGGTCATAATAGCGAAACAGAGGAACGGCCCGGTGGGCAGCATGATGCTCGCTTTCGTCGGGGAATATATGAGATTCGAGAACCTCGCGCCCTCCCGCGGCGAGGAATTTGTGGATGTCGATATGGAGCGCGTCTAAACTATGAAGAAGATATTGATCGCGGCAGCCCTCTCCGTCCTGACCGCCCTGGCGGTGAACGTTACGGTCACAATGGATGCCTCTGCCCAGGGCGACAGCGAAGGGAAGACGATAACGGACCTCCGCGTTAAAGGGAATAAGGCGATAAGCAAGGAGACGATCATCTCCAAGGTGAAGGCGAAGGTGGGAGACCTCTTCAATAACGAATCCCTTAACGATGACCTCAGGCGGCTTTATGCGACGGAATATTTTACCGATGTATCCATAGATGTCGAGGACCATGAGAAAGGCATCGCGGTCACTTTCATCGTAAAGGAAAAATCGGTGGTGGGCGATATCATCTTCGAGGGTAACCGCGCGGTGAGGGATACGAAGCTCAAGTCCCTGATGAAGACAAAGCCCAACGAGATGCTGAACCAGGTCCTTCTTGCCCAGGATATGGTCGATATAAAGGATTTTTATGTGAAGAAAGGGTACCCGTCGATA
Proteins encoded:
- a CDS encoding ribose-phosphate pyrophosphokinase, producing MKNGILLFSGNANKKLALDICKFLKVRLGDASVDTFSDGEIRVKINENVRGHDVFVIQPTSSPANQNIMELLIMIDALRRASAQRITAVLPYFGYARQDRKDQPRVPITAKLVANLVTVAGADRVLTIDLHAGQIQGFFDIPLDHLFAVKIFADYLKKLKFNHSLVIVTPDVGGIKTARSYAKRLKCGLAIVDKRRVNDREAEVMHILGEVKGKHAVIVDDMVATAGSLVEAVDAIKKAGAKDVYAIGTHAVLCGPAIERLRKSPLKELMVTDTVPIPREKMIGKIKVLSVASLLGEAIKRIHEEASVSVLFR
- a CDS encoding 50S ribosomal protein L25 gives rise to the protein MEKVILKAEVREGAGKRTAKDLRAKGSIPAVVYKGGKDAMKLQVTIRDLDEVIHTSAGENVIITLNISGPDKHKEKTVIIKEIQRDPIKDGILHVDFNEISLTEMLKVNIPLAAHGEASGVKKDGGILEHIMWEVQVECLPADIPEKIEVDVSNMNIGDSILVKGIKVPEGVKILNDPELIAFIVKPPKVEAPKEEIAEESKEPELIREKKEKEEGEEEAAKEAEKPAKEAKKEQDK
- the pth gene encoding aminoacyl-tRNA hydrolase, coding for MKCIIGLGNPDLRYRSTKHNVGANVIKKIAAENSIRINKNAYSSLIGKGKVSGEDVIFVFPQTYMNLSGQAVKDIFMNEMKDIKDLLVVCDDINLKLGRVRLRKKGSSGGHKGLESIIRELARDDFARLRVGIATDVHKGDITNYVLTPFKRHEMRNAAHAITLARDAAVCWIEEGIESAMAEFNKKKAGTS
- the rpsF gene encoding 30S ribosomal protein S6 — encoded protein: MNDYEALFILKPDISEEDTKGLCKTITEVIVKNSGTVKKEENWGRRPLAYPVKKSKEGYYYKVDFNAPAESVAKLDAAYKLNQSILRTLITRR
- a CDS encoding single-stranded DNA-binding protein, which produces MANLNKVLLIGNLTRDPELRYVPSGTAVATFTIAVNRFYTTPAGEKKEQTSFIRVVVWGRRAEVSGEYLSKGSPVFVEGRLQSRAWETPDGQKRSTIEVVADNIQFLRGGDRQGSAAAKDAAATEEVATIDLSEEPPVSGDQAGTGKPAAPASDSEVPF
- the rpsR gene encoding 30S ribosomal protein S18 is translated as MPPRFGRDKDKPKKREPGKKRVFRRKPCKFCIEKVEKLDYLDYGRFQKFITERGKIIPSRISGSCAKHQRQLARAVKKARIASLLPFVAE
- the rplI gene encoding 50S ribosomal protein L9, whose product is MKVILVEDIDRLGKMGDVVTVKEGYARNFLIPKKKAKEATPGNMKLLETLKKKAAEVERKKMEEMKALADKISGLSLTIGAAAGEEDKLFGSVTTDAIANALNAEHIVIDKKDIILDEPIKKLGVYQVIVKVHPEVKANLRVWIVKQ
- the dnaB gene encoding replicative DNA helicase, whose amino-acid sequence is MIEKIPPQSLDAETAVLGSMLLDHNAISQAIEFLDASYFYRDSHKKIYSAIIKLFEENKAVDIVTLVEELKKAGTLDEAGGPAYIANLASAVPTAANIVHYAKIVKEKMILRHLINTSTQIVTECYDTTQDIDELVDKAEQLIFDISSKKVESRVSSLREVIKGSIETIDNLYQRKENITGLATGFRDLDIKTAGLQMSDLIVVAGRPSMGKSALASSIAEHVAVVEKIPVAFFSLEMSKEQLVQRMLCSHARVDAHKVRTGFLSQADWPRLVSAAGKLSEAPIYIDDSPGITVLELRAKARRLKAQHDIQLIVLDYLQLMQGPARAESRQQEISEISRSLKSLARELNVSLIAISQLSRAVEQRSDHRPQLSDLRESGAIEQDADLVILLLREEYYNPTDENKGQAEVIIAKQRNGPVGSMMLAFVGEYMRFENLAPSRGEEFVDVDMERV